The following are encoded together in the Kribbella voronezhensis genome:
- the mraY gene encoding phospho-N-acetylmuramoyl-pentapeptide-transferase, translating to MISILFAGGVSMALTLLGTRLAINLLAKRGYGQEIRDDGPTSHHTKRGTPTMGGTVFITATVVGYFAAKLFTMTEPSASALLVLFMFVGMGAVGFLDDFIKIVRQRSLGLRSKAKLAGQTLVAVAFAVLALQFPDGRGQRPASPFISFIRDINWLHLAPVLVVIWILLLIAGMSNGVNLADGLDGLATGASMMVFGAYTLICIWQFNQSCATTPGSRCYEVRDPHDLAVVAAALTGALFGFLWWNASPAKIFMGDTGSLSLGGAVAGLAVMTRTELLVLLLGGLFVIITASVILQVSWFKVTKRTTGVGKRLFRMAPLQHHFEMLGWEQVNVVIRFWIISGLCVATGLGLFYAEWVAG from the coding sequence GTGATCTCGATCCTGTTCGCGGGCGGTGTGTCGATGGCGCTCACGCTGCTCGGCACGCGGCTGGCGATCAACCTGCTGGCCAAGCGAGGCTACGGGCAGGAGATCCGCGACGACGGGCCCACCTCGCACCACACCAAGCGCGGTACGCCGACGATGGGCGGCACCGTCTTCATCACCGCGACCGTCGTCGGGTACTTCGCGGCGAAGTTGTTCACGATGACCGAGCCGAGCGCGTCGGCCCTGCTGGTGCTGTTCATGTTCGTCGGGATGGGCGCGGTCGGCTTCCTGGACGACTTCATCAAGATCGTCCGGCAGCGCAGCCTCGGCCTGCGCAGCAAGGCGAAACTGGCCGGCCAGACCCTGGTCGCGGTCGCCTTCGCCGTACTCGCCCTGCAGTTCCCGGACGGCCGCGGGCAACGGCCGGCGTCGCCGTTCATCTCGTTCATCCGCGACATCAACTGGCTGCATCTGGCACCTGTGCTGGTGGTGATCTGGATCCTGCTGCTGATCGCCGGGATGTCGAACGGAGTGAACCTGGCCGACGGTCTGGACGGCCTGGCGACCGGCGCCTCGATGATGGTGTTCGGTGCGTACACGCTGATCTGCATCTGGCAGTTCAACCAGAGTTGTGCGACCACGCCCGGCTCGCGGTGTTACGAAGTACGGGATCCGCACGACCTCGCCGTCGTGGCCGCGGCACTGACCGGCGCGCTGTTCGGGTTCCTGTGGTGGAACGCGTCGCCGGCCAAGATCTTCATGGGCGACACGGGTTCGCTGTCGCTGGGTGGCGCGGTCGCCGGCCTGGCGGTGATGACCCGGACCGAGCTCCTGGTGCTGCTGCTCGGCGGCCTGTTCGTCATCATCACCGCCTCGGTGATCCTGCAGGTCTCCTGGTTCAAGGTCACCAAACGCACGACCGGCGTGGGCAAGCGGCTGTTCCGGATGGCACCGCTGCAGCACCACTTCGAGATGCTCGGCTGGGAACAGGTCAACGTGGTGATCCGGTTCTGGATCATCTCCGGTCTGTGCGTCGCCACCGGGCTCGGTTTGTTCTACGCGGAATGGGTGGCCGGATGA
- a CDS encoding UDP-N-acetylmuramoyl-L-alanyl-D-glutamate--2,6-diaminopimelate ligase encodes MSTPTAAGGAVAAIRPRHTVPISLADLATTAGARVPTAAAEVTGVSLDSRSILPGDLYAALPGAVTHGAAFVEGAKAAGAVAVLTDPAGEDRALAAGLPTLVVEKPRNVLGAVAAKIYGEPTKGLRLLGVTGTNGKTTTSYLLDSVLRTIGQAALIGTIETRIGSGAQAEVVKSVRTTPEATDLQALFAVMRDKHVAWCAMEVSSHALAMGRVDGARYAVAGFTNLTQDHLDFHKTFEDYFAAKASLFTPERCDLAVVNIDDEYGRRLAAQTVVPLVTVSTTREADWTVAAKHQSEHGTTVLDIQGPGETLSVEIRLPGDFNVANALLAVAMLRQVDVPAEAIAAGLQTAAVPGRMETFTRADGLAVIVDYAHTPDAVALALQAARGATKGRLFAVVGCGGDRDAGKRPAMGAAAARTADVVIVTDDNPRSEDPATIRAAAVEGARAAVPGVELREVGDRREAISTAIGLAGPGDTVVVLGKGHETGQDVGGVIHPFDDRETVRELLAATQEKAL; translated from the coding sequence GTGTCCACCCCAACTGCTGCAGGCGGCGCCGTTGCCGCGATCAGGCCGCGGCACACAGTCCCGATCAGCCTCGCCGACCTCGCCACAACCGCCGGGGCGCGCGTCCCCACGGCCGCTGCCGAGGTGACCGGTGTGTCGCTCGACTCCCGCTCGATTTTGCCTGGTGACCTGTACGCCGCTCTGCCGGGCGCGGTCACTCACGGGGCGGCTTTCGTCGAGGGAGCAAAGGCCGCCGGCGCGGTCGCAGTACTGACTGATCCGGCCGGGGAGGACCGTGCGCTCGCAGCTGGGCTGCCGACCCTGGTGGTCGAGAAGCCGCGCAACGTACTGGGCGCTGTCGCCGCCAAGATCTACGGCGAACCGACGAAGGGCCTCCGCTTGCTCGGGGTCACCGGTACCAACGGCAAGACGACGACCAGCTACCTGCTCGATTCCGTACTGCGAACCATCGGCCAGGCGGCCCTGATCGGCACGATCGAGACCCGGATCGGCTCGGGCGCCCAGGCGGAGGTCGTCAAGAGCGTCCGGACCACCCCGGAAGCCACCGACCTGCAGGCCTTGTTCGCGGTCATGCGGGACAAGCACGTCGCCTGGTGCGCGATGGAGGTGTCGAGCCACGCGCTCGCGATGGGCCGGGTCGACGGTGCGCGGTACGCCGTGGCCGGGTTCACCAACCTGACCCAGGACCACCTGGACTTCCACAAGACGTTCGAGGACTACTTCGCGGCGAAGGCATCGCTGTTCACGCCGGAGCGCTGCGATCTGGCGGTCGTCAACATCGACGACGAGTACGGCCGCCGGCTCGCCGCCCAGACCGTCGTACCGCTCGTGACTGTGTCGACCACGCGAGAGGCTGACTGGACGGTCGCCGCCAAGCACCAGTCGGAGCACGGCACGACCGTGCTGGACATCCAGGGACCGGGCGAGACGCTCTCGGTCGAGATCAGGCTGCCGGGCGACTTCAATGTGGCCAACGCGCTGCTGGCCGTGGCGATGCTGCGGCAGGTCGACGTACCGGCCGAGGCGATCGCAGCCGGGTTGCAGACGGCCGCGGTACCGGGCCGGATGGAGACGTTCACGCGGGCCGACGGGCTGGCGGTCATCGTCGACTACGCGCACACTCCTGATGCGGTCGCGCTGGCACTCCAGGCGGCCCGGGGTGCGACCAAGGGCCGGTTGTTCGCCGTGGTCGGCTGCGGTGGCGACCGCGATGCCGGTAAGCGACCCGCGATGGGCGCTGCCGCGGCGCGGACCGCGGACGTGGTGATCGTGACCGACGACAACCCGCGCAGCGAGGACCCGGCGACGATCCGGGCCGCGGCGGTCGAGGGCGCGCGGGCCGCCGTACCGGGTGTGGAACTGCGTGAGGTGGGGGACCGGCGCGAGGCGATCTCCACCGCCATCGGACTGGCCGGACCGGGGGACACCGTGGTGGTGCTCGGTAAGGGCCATGAGACAGGTCAGGACGTGGGCGGCGTGATCCACCCGTTCGACGACCGCGAGACCGTGCGCGAACTGCTCGCGGCGACCCAGGAGAAGGCACTGTGA
- a CDS encoding peptidoglycan D,D-transpeptidase FtsI family protein — protein sequence MAFVLSLFAGRLILLQGVDPDSYALAATKENTKPFVLHASRGDIVDRNGVPLSVSDDAVAITADPSQTSKVAGDLAAILSPKLSGTSYDQLVQAMTKKGRFTYLAHQVSPQTWSQISASIKAQNKDRAKVKQPLLAGLYTEADPIRSHPNGTIAANVVGVVGAEGQGLSGLEYGLNDKLSGTDGKAMYEVDAKGNKIPNADHTVEEPKSGTGAQLTLDADLEWFAEKRIEQAVKQYKAESGTVVTIDLKTNEILTMANYPTFDPNKPVKAAALKNPALEQVYEPGSVQKVVTMAALADAGLISMDTKLQVPGSYTVQRRTIKDHFDHGLLNLTISGVIAKSSNVGTIMAAQQMPIQQFVHYLKNFGFGEPTGLNFPGESRGLMPPGDEWSELTRSNVAFGQGLSANAVQMTAAVAAVANGGVFTPPKLVKNYLGPNGEVIPNPSAPSRRVVSENAAREVSLMMESVVSKGGTATQAQIPGYRVAGKTGTAQEVDSACSCYRKWATSFAGFAPADNPRFVTYVVLQNPTNGRGGGFQGGPVFRDVMSYALQKYAVPPTGAKSPVTPLTW from the coding sequence ATGGCGTTCGTGCTGTCGCTGTTCGCCGGCCGGCTGATCCTGCTGCAGGGCGTCGACCCGGACTCGTACGCGCTCGCCGCGACGAAGGAGAACACCAAGCCCTTCGTCCTGCACGCATCGCGCGGCGACATCGTGGACCGCAACGGCGTACCGCTGTCGGTTTCGGACGACGCGGTGGCGATCACTGCCGACCCGTCCCAGACCAGCAAGGTCGCAGGCGACCTGGCGGCCATCCTGTCACCGAAGCTGTCCGGTACGTCGTACGACCAGTTGGTGCAGGCGATGACCAAGAAGGGCCGGTTCACCTACCTGGCCCACCAGGTCAGCCCGCAGACGTGGAGCCAGATCTCGGCCTCCATCAAGGCGCAGAACAAGGACCGGGCGAAGGTCAAGCAGCCGCTGCTGGCCGGCCTCTACACCGAGGCGGACCCGATCCGCAGCCACCCGAACGGCACCATCGCCGCGAACGTGGTCGGTGTGGTCGGCGCCGAAGGGCAGGGCCTGTCCGGCCTCGAGTACGGCCTGAACGACAAGCTGTCCGGCACCGACGGCAAGGCGATGTACGAGGTCGATGCCAAGGGCAACAAGATTCCGAACGCCGACCACACCGTCGAGGAGCCGAAGTCCGGCACCGGCGCGCAGCTCACCCTGGACGCCGACCTGGAGTGGTTCGCGGAGAAGCGGATCGAGCAGGCGGTCAAGCAGTACAAGGCCGAGTCCGGCACCGTGGTGACGATCGACCTGAAGACCAACGAGATCCTCACGATGGCCAACTACCCGACCTTCGACCCGAACAAGCCGGTCAAGGCCGCCGCGCTGAAGAACCCCGCGCTCGAGCAGGTCTACGAACCGGGCAGTGTGCAGAAGGTCGTCACGATGGCCGCGCTGGCCGACGCCGGGCTGATCTCGATGGACACCAAGCTCCAGGTGCCCGGGTCGTACACGGTCCAGCGCCGCACGATCAAGGACCACTTCGACCACGGCCTGCTGAACCTGACCATCTCCGGCGTGATCGCGAAGTCGTCGAACGTCGGCACGATCATGGCCGCCCAGCAGATGCCGATCCAGCAGTTCGTGCACTACCTGAAGAACTTCGGTTTCGGCGAGCCGACCGGGCTGAACTTCCCCGGCGAGAGCCGCGGCCTGATGCCGCCGGGTGACGAGTGGAGCGAGCTGACCCGGTCGAACGTCGCGTTCGGCCAAGGCCTGTCCGCCAACGCCGTCCAGATGACCGCCGCGGTCGCCGCGGTCGCCAACGGCGGCGTCTTCACCCCGCCGAAGCTGGTGAAGAACTACCTCGGCCCCAACGGCGAGGTGATCCCGAACCCGTCGGCACCGTCGCGCCGCGTGGTGAGCGAGAACGCCGCCAGGGAGGTCTCGCTGATGATGGAGTCGGTGGTCAGCAAGGGCGGCACTGCCACTCAGGCCCAGATCCCTGGCTACCGGGTCGCCGGCAAGACCGGTACGGCCCAGGAAGTGGACTCCGCCTGCAGTTGCTACCGCAAGTGGGCGACCTCTTTCGCCGGGTTCGCCCCGGCAGACAACCCGCGCTTCGTTACGTACGTCGTACTGCAGAACCCGACCAACGGGCGAGGCGGCGGTTTCCAGGGAGGCCCGGTGTTCCGCGACGTGATGAGCTACGCGCTGCAGAAGTACGCCGTACCGCCCACCGGTGCCAAGTCGCCCGTCACTCCGCTCACCTGGTGA
- a CDS encoding UDP-N-acetylmuramoyl-tripeptide--D-alanyl-D-alanine ligase produces MIPVSCGQIAEAVGGELVGVDAEAVVDGPVVIDSRKIEPGGLFVAFAGEKVDGHDYVAAVTEAGAVASLTTRKIEGSPCIVVEDAQSALGELARLVISKLPELVIVGLTGSQGKTSTKDLIAQLLAPYGETVAPAGSHNNELGHPLTALQANERTRFLVAEMGARHIGDITYLCRITPPKIGLVLNVGHSHIGEFGSQDAIAQGKGELIEAVLPGGTAVLNADDQRVAAMAGRTKETVVTFGEGPEADVRATDIALDAGGRPGFTLHLGGETHAVQLQVVGEHQVPNALAAAAAVQAAGLTPEQIAAGLNAATTMSKWRMEVTERADGVTVINDAYNANPESMRAALKALVAIGRARGARTWAVLGPMGELGDDSQREHDGIGRLVVRLDVNRLVVVGEAARPIHLGASLEGSWGNESAYAETSDEALELLRKELRQGDVVLVKASRFVGLDRLATALLEEASQ; encoded by the coding sequence GTGATCCCAGTCAGTTGCGGCCAGATCGCCGAAGCCGTCGGTGGTGAGCTCGTCGGCGTGGACGCCGAGGCTGTCGTCGACGGTCCCGTCGTGATCGACTCGCGCAAGATCGAGCCGGGCGGCCTGTTCGTCGCCTTCGCCGGCGAGAAGGTGGACGGGCACGACTACGTCGCCGCGGTCACCGAGGCCGGCGCGGTCGCCTCACTCACGACCCGCAAGATCGAGGGCAGCCCCTGCATCGTCGTCGAGGACGCGCAGTCCGCGCTGGGTGAGCTCGCCCGGCTGGTGATCTCGAAACTTCCCGAGCTGGTGATCGTCGGCCTGACCGGCTCCCAGGGCAAGACGAGCACGAAGGACCTGATCGCCCAGCTGCTGGCGCCGTATGGCGAGACGGTGGCGCCGGCCGGTTCGCACAACAACGAGCTGGGGCATCCGCTGACCGCGCTGCAGGCGAACGAGCGGACCCGGTTCCTGGTCGCCGAGATGGGTGCCCGGCACATCGGCGACATCACCTACCTGTGCCGGATCACCCCGCCGAAGATCGGCCTGGTGCTGAACGTCGGCCATTCGCACATCGGCGAGTTCGGCAGCCAGGACGCGATCGCGCAGGGCAAGGGCGAGCTGATCGAGGCCGTCCTGCCGGGCGGTACGGCGGTGCTCAACGCCGACGACCAGCGGGTCGCCGCGATGGCCGGCCGGACCAAGGAGACTGTCGTCACTTTCGGCGAAGGGCCTGAGGCGGATGTCCGGGCGACGGACATCGCGCTCGACGCGGGCGGCCGGCCCGGGTTCACGCTGCACCTCGGCGGCGAGACGCACGCAGTACAGCTGCAGGTCGTCGGTGAGCACCAGGTGCCGAACGCGCTGGCCGCGGCGGCCGCCGTGCAGGCTGCTGGGCTGACGCCGGAGCAGATCGCTGCCGGGCTGAACGCGGCGACCACGATGTCGAAGTGGCGGATGGAGGTCACCGAGCGCGCGGACGGCGTGACCGTGATCAACGACGCCTACAACGCCAACCCGGAGTCGATGCGGGCCGCGCTCAAGGCGCTGGTCGCGATCGGCCGCGCCCGTGGCGCGCGGACCTGGGCGGTGCTCGGGCCGATGGGTGAGCTCGGCGACGACTCGCAGCGCGAGCACGACGGGATCGGCCGGCTGGTGGTCCGGCTGGACGTGAACCGGCTGGTCGTGGTCGGCGAGGCGGCCCGCCCGATCCACCTCGGGGCGTCCCTGGAAGGATCCTGGGGCAACGAGTCGGCGTACGCCGAAACCTCGGACGAGGCACTGGAGTTGCTTCGCAAGGAATTGCGGCAGGGAGATGTGGTGTTGGTGAAGGCCTCCCGTTTCGTCGGCCTGGACCGGCTGGCGACCGCGCTGCTCGAGGAGGCTTCGCAGTGA